The proteins below are encoded in one region of Corynebacterium felinum:
- a CDS encoding zinc ribbon domain-containing protein YjdM, whose amino-acid sequence MTIALPPCPECASEYTYEMPPLLVCPECAHEWSAEAEAAEAEAKVIKDAVGNILNDGDDVTVIKTLKVKGASQPIKTGTKVRGIRLVQGVGDHDIECRIDGFGAMQLKSSVVKKA is encoded by the coding sequence ATGACTATTGCATTGCCTCCCTGCCCAGAATGCGCCAGCGAATACACCTATGAAATGCCACCGCTGCTCGTGTGCCCTGAATGCGCCCACGAATGGTCAGCCGAAGCTGAAGCCGCTGAGGCTGAAGCAAAGGTGATTAAAGACGCAGTTGGGAACATCCTCAATGACGGTGACGACGTCACCGTGATTAAGACCCTCAAAGTCAAAGGCGCGTCGCAGCCAATCAAAACCGGCACCAAAGTGCGTGGCATCCGCCTCGTTCAAGGTGTGGGCGATCATGACATCGAGTGCCGCATCGACGGTTTCGGCGCGATGCAGCTGAAATCCTCCGTGGTGAAGAAGGCTTAA